CATCTGCGCAAAAAAGCGTATGGCCGTTTCACCCCGCCGGCGTTGTTTGAGCATGTTTCAAAAATGGTGAAGGCCGGGCGGTACGACCCGCACCTGCTGAAGGATTATTCGAAGCAGGAGCTCGATGCCATGGATAAGTTTATCGACCATGACCGCGATCTGACCTTCAGCTATGCCGCTGTAAAACAGCTGGAAGGAAAATATCTCGTGCAGGACCGGGTGACCGGCCGGATTTATGAAAGTGCGCAGTTTCTTTATGTGCTCGTGGCCGCCTGCCTGTTTGCGCATTATCCGAAAGAAACGCGTCTGGATTACATCAAGCGTTTTTACGATGCCGTTTCCACCTTTAAGATTTCGCTGCCGACCCCGATCATGGCGGGCATCCGCACACCGACGCGCCAGTTTTCGTCCTGCGTGCTGATTGAATGCGGCGACAGCCTGGATTCGGTGAATGCCACCTCCAGCGCCATCATTAAATATGTCAGCCAGCGTGCGGGCATCGGGATCAACGCCGGTCGTATCCGTGCGCTGGGCAGCCCGATCCGGAACGGCGAAGCGTTTCATACCGGCTGTATTCCGTTTTTCAAACATTTCCAGACGGCGGTGAAAAGCTGTTCGCAGGGCGGGGTGCGCGGCGGGGCCGCGACGCTCTATTATCCGCTCTGGCATCTGGAAGTTGAAGATCTGCTGGTGCTTAAAAATAATCGCGGGGTGGAGGAAAACCGGGTGCGTCACCTCGACTACGGCGTGCAGTTCAACAAGCTGATGTATCAGCGCATGCTGAAGGATGAGCACATCACCCTGTTCAGTCCCGGGGATGCGCCCGGTCTTTATGATGCCTTTTTCCAGGATCAGGAAGAGTTTGAGCGGCTCTATCTCAAATACGAAGCCGATGAATCCATTCGCAGGAAAACGGTACGGGCGCTCGAATTATTCACCGTTTTTGCGCAGGAACGTGCGAGCACCGGCCGCATCTACCTGCAGAATGTCGACCACTGCAATACGCACAGCCCGTTCGATCCCGCCGTGGCGCCGGTGCGGCAGAGCAACCTGTGTCTGGAAATTGCGCTGCCGACCAAACCGCTGAACGATGTGAACGATGAAGAGGGCGAAATTGCGCTCTGCACGCTTTCGGCCATCAACCTCGGGGCGCTGGAATCGCTGGATGATCTGGAGGAGCTTTCGGATCTGGCGGTGCGGGCGCTCGACAACCTGCTCGATTATCAGGGCTATCCGCTGCCGGCCGCTCAAAAGGCCTCCCTGGGCCGCCGCACGCTGGGTGTCGGCGTGA
This region of Pontiella agarivorans genomic DNA includes:
- the nrdA gene encoding class 1a ribonucleoside-diphosphate reductase subunit alpha; this encodes MSGDLLVIKRSGEKAPLDLEKIHKVITWAAEGLDNVSVSQVELKSQIHMFDGIKTEDIHETIIKAAADLISEETPDYQYLAARLAVFHLRKKAYGRFTPPALFEHVSKMVKAGRYDPHLLKDYSKQELDAMDKFIDHDRDLTFSYAAVKQLEGKYLVQDRVTGRIYESAQFLYVLVAACLFAHYPKETRLDYIKRFYDAVSTFKISLPTPIMAGIRTPTRQFSSCVLIECGDSLDSVNATSSAIIKYVSQRAGIGINAGRIRALGSPIRNGEAFHTGCIPFFKHFQTAVKSCSQGGVRGGAATLYYPLWHLEVEDLLVLKNNRGVEENRVRHLDYGVQFNKLMYQRMLKDEHITLFSPGDAPGLYDAFFQDQEEFERLYLKYEADESIRRKTVRALELFTVFAQERASTGRIYLQNVDHCNTHSPFDPAVAPVRQSNLCLEIALPTKPLNDVNDEEGEIALCTLSAINLGALESLDDLEELSDLAVRALDNLLDYQGYPLPAAQKASLGRRTLGVGVINYAYYLAKNGVRYSDGSAKGLTHRTFEALQYYLLKASNGLAKEFGPCPLFGETTYAKGILPTDTYKKNLDDICDEPLHLDWEALRKDMVEHGLRNSTLTALMPSETSSQISNATNGIEPPRGLISVKSSKDGVLKQVVPEFEKLKGQYELLWDIPDNNGYLELVAIMQKFVDQTISANTNYDPSRYPDGKVPVKQILKDMLKAYSLGIKTLYYHNTRDGAADRQGEIQDNDCVGGACKI